In Serinicoccus marinus DSM 15273, the genomic stretch CCCTCGGAGGGTCGCGGGAGAGCAGGCACGAGAAAGACCGACCCCGACCGGGTGGTCCGGTCTGGGTCGGTCTCTGCTGGTCGGGGTGACAGGATTTGAAATAGACACTAGGGCATTTTGGGGCGCTGGTGCCGATCAGCAGATATGCTGTCTGACCTGCACAAAGGGCACACTGTTACTCAGGACGCGGGTGGTCACGAGAGGGCAGGAGATGTCACATCTCCAGGCACGTTCATGGCACGAAAGGCGGCGGTATGGCACGCGAACGACGGTTCGGCTCGGTGCGCCGTCTGCCGTCGGGGAAGTGGCAGGCCCGCTACACGTGGGAGGCGCTGGAGCACAAGGCGCCGCGCACATTCGCGAGCAGGGACGCGGCGGAGGCCTGGCTGCGGATCAAGCGCACGGAGCTGGACACCGGGTGGATCCTGACTCGGGAGAGGCGACGCCGGTCGGTGAACTTCAACGAGTACGCGCGGGGGTGGCTGGAGGAACGGCAGGATCTCAAGCCGCGGACCAGGGTGCTCTACGCCGGCCGGCTCGACCGTCACCTCCTTCCCGCCTTCGGCCAGCTCACCGTG encodes the following:
- a CDS encoding N-terminal phage integrase SAM-like domain-containing protein, whose protein sequence is MARERRFGSVRRLPSGKWQARYTWEALEHKAPRTFASRDAAEAWLRIKRTELDTGWILTRERRRRSVNFNEYARGWLEERQDLKPRTRVLYAGRLDRHLLPAFGQLTVNAITPTRCGSGGAGWTRTRPRPVPTPTLCCARSWRQPARTTRP